A single window of candidate division KSB1 bacterium DNA harbors:
- a CDS encoding RNA polymerase sigma factor, giving the protein MINKQINRVDKSFEAEQRSLFAFIRSKIRSIEESEDLLQEVFFQALSSLNALEAVDNLTGWLYTVAKNKIIDWYRKKRLPTVSIDEPMANGFSFQDFLTEEIPDGLDEETRELVLQSIMEAIEELPEKQRYVFIQQVVEGKTFRELAEETGDSINTLIARKRYAVQFLKNRLARLKPGLQTQT; this is encoded by the coding sequence ATGATAAACAAGCAAATAAATAGGGTAGATAAGAGCTTCGAGGCGGAGCAAAGGAGTTTATTCGCCTTTATCCGATCCAAAATTCGCTCGATAGAAGAATCGGAAGATCTGTTGCAGGAGGTCTTCTTTCAGGCACTGAGTAGTCTGAATGCGCTCGAAGCGGTCGATAATCTGACGGGATGGCTGTACACTGTCGCCAAAAACAAGATCATCGATTGGTATCGGAAGAAGCGACTGCCAACGGTTTCTATCGATGAACCGATGGCGAACGGATTCAGCTTCCAAGATTTTTTAACCGAGGAAATTCCCGATGGACTGGATGAAGAGACTCGTGAGCTGGTTCTTCAATCCATCATGGAAGCCATCGAGGAACTTCCAGAGAAGCAGCGCTATGTGTTCATCCAGCAGGTGGTGGAAGGCAAGACCTTTCGGGAGCTTGCGGAGGAGACGGGCGACTCGATCAATACCTTGATTGCTCGGAAACGGTATGCCGTTCAATTTTTAAAGAATAGGTTAGCCAGGTTAAAGCCTGGACTCCAAACTCAAACTTAA
- a CDS encoding manganese efflux pump MntP family protein: MDTITILLIALALAMDAFAVAVASGVALKAVSSRQTLRLAWHFGWFQFLMPVIGWTVGTTVYKMVEKIDHWLAFLLLSFIGLRMIISALKAEDGKPRTNDPTKGGTLIMLSIATSLDALAVGLSISLLKISIWKPALIIGLIAFSFTAIGIQLGRIVGMNFKLDKYAEIIGGLVLIGIGVRILVEHGVLHFGG, from the coding sequence ATCGATACCATTACTATTCTTCTCATCGCTTTGGCGCTAGCCATGGACGCCTTTGCCGTGGCTGTGGCTTCAGGGGTTGCACTGAAGGCTGTCAGCTCCAGGCAGACCTTGCGGCTAGCATGGCACTTTGGCTGGTTTCAGTTTCTCATGCCTGTCATTGGATGGACAGTTGGGACTACCGTTTACAAAATGGTTGAAAAGATCGACCATTGGCTGGCATTTTTGCTGCTATCTTTTATCGGTCTCAGAATGATCATCAGCGCCTTAAAGGCTGAGGATGGCAAGCCAAGGACCAACGACCCTACCAAGGGTGGGACTTTGATCATGCTCTCCATCGCCACCAGCCTTGATGCGTTGGCCGTAGGGCTAAGTATTTCACTGTTGAAAATCTCCATCTGGAAGCCCGCCCTAATTATTGGACTGATCGCCTTCAGTTTCACTGCCATCGGCATTCAACTTGGAAGAATTGTGGGGATGAATTTCAAATTGGATAAGTATGCGGAGATTATTGGGGGGCTGGTGTTGATTGGGATTGGGGTGAGGATTTTGGTGGAGCATGGGGTGCTTCATTTTGGCGGTTAG
- a CDS encoding YCF48-related protein codes for MVKRYTLNVVIFVFLALTANVFSQSWTSQTSGTTNILEAIWFKDTQNGWAVGNSGTTLFTINGGQTWNAIKLTNEDLKDVAFLDQNIGLIVGDNGRIFRTINGGANWTQISSGTSSNILAVAFGEGGMAYAAGRDGVILRSTDNGASWTVVETGTVRYRGIAAKGSQYAWVVGENGVLKISTNGGQTWSAKSPGTSSDLHDVFFLTQTEGWIAGQNDVLLYSTDGGNTWSSRNSGINVGLEAVVFLNSTNGWAVGNSGRIFKTTNGGVNWAVEASGVTVELNDVFFLNAGHGWAVGDNGTILYRKDTTIPSIILQLSNMNPHVGQKFEARVVDKATGIEASRKTVSAIPAPNFSVTFDNVTAGNSYWVDFYADHNGNGSYNAPPTDHAWRLEANNVIGEVILNFVHNTSFTDIQWPGTTGVNDESAQTGVPGQFSLEQNYPNPFNPETTIRFSLPNASEVKLEIFNMLGQRVRLLVNGQLTAGVHAAKWDGKDDFGRLLSSGIYFYRIEADRFASTQRMVMMK; via the coding sequence ATGGTAAAAAGATACACTCTAAATGTGGTCATCTTTGTTTTTCTGGCTTTGACAGCAAACGTTTTTTCCCAAAGCTGGACGTCACAGACCAGCGGTACAACAAATATCTTAGAAGCCATCTGGTTCAAAGATACCCAGAATGGTTGGGCGGTCGGTAATTCAGGCACAACCCTGTTCACAATAAATGGCGGACAGACCTGGAATGCTATCAAATTGACCAATGAGGACTTGAAAGATGTCGCTTTTTTGGATCAAAATATTGGGCTGATTGTCGGTGATAACGGTCGCATCTTCCGAACGATCAACGGTGGAGCGAACTGGACGCAAATCTCCAGTGGCACCAGCAGCAATATTTTGGCGGTAGCCTTTGGCGAAGGCGGCATGGCTTACGCAGCGGGTCGAGATGGAGTGATCCTTCGCTCGACCGATAACGGCGCTTCCTGGACCGTTGTAGAAACTGGAACGGTTCGCTATCGGGGCATTGCAGCAAAGGGCAGCCAGTATGCCTGGGTTGTCGGCGAAAATGGCGTTTTGAAAATCAGCACCAATGGCGGACAAACCTGGTCGGCGAAATCTCCAGGCACATCCAGCGATCTACATGATGTATTTTTTCTGACCCAAACCGAGGGCTGGATTGCGGGACAAAACGATGTGCTGCTCTATTCTACCGATGGTGGAAACACCTGGTCATCTCGAAACAGTGGCATCAATGTTGGGCTGGAGGCAGTTGTGTTCCTGAATTCAACCAATGGCTGGGCTGTGGGCAATAGCGGTCGGATTTTCAAAACAACGAATGGCGGTGTGAATTGGGCGGTAGAGGCAAGCGGCGTGACGGTCGAGCTGAATGATGTCTTCTTTCTCAATGCGGGCCATGGCTGGGCTGTCGGCGATAATGGCACAATTCTCTACCGAAAGGACACAACAATCCCTTCAATCATCTTGCAGTTGAGCAATATGAATCCCCATGTTGGACAGAAATTTGAAGCTCGAGTAGTTGATAAGGCTACTGGAATTGAGGCAAGTCGCAAGACCGTGTCGGCTATTCCTGCGCCGAATTTTTCGGTGACGTTTGATAATGTCACAGCAGGTAACAGTTATTGGGTCGATTTTTATGCGGATCACAATGGCAACGGAAGCTACAATGCCCCGCCGACCGATCATGCCTGGCGTTTGGAGGCTAACAATGTGATTGGTGAGGTGATTCTCAATTTCGTTCACAATACCAGTTTTACAGATATTCAATGGCCTGGCACTACGGGTGTTAATGATGAATCTGCTCAGACTGGTGTACCTGGTCAATTTAGTCTGGAGCAAAATTATCCCAATCCATTCAATCCCGAAACAACAATTCGCTTTTCGTTGCCCAACGCTTCCGAGGTGAAGCTGGAAATTTTCAACATGCTGGGACAGCGAGTGCGGTTGCTGGTGAATGGTCAGTTAACTGCTGGAGTTCACGCCGCAAAATGGGATGGCAAGGACGATTTTGGTCGCTTGCTCAGCTCAGGTATCTACTTCTATCGGATTGAAGCAGATCGCTTTGCCAGCACGCAGCGGATGGTGATGATGAAGTAG
- a CDS encoding DUF2892 domain-containing protein produces the protein MKKNVGSIDRVIRVILGLAIIGLGIGFKSWLGLIGLVPMLTAIIGWCPLYRPFGISTCKVKSN, from the coding sequence ATGAAAAAGAACGTTGGATCAATAGATCGAGTAATTCGTGTGATTTTAGGCCTTGCGATTATCGGCTTGGGCATTGGATTCAAAAGCTGGCTGGGACTTATTGGCCTGGTACCAATGCTTACCGCAATTATTGGCTGGTGTCCGCTTTACAGGCCATTCGGCATTTCGACCTGCAAAGTCAAATCAAACTGA
- a CDS encoding Rieske (2Fe-2S) protein — translation MDQNKINRRQFFESSGNLLLTGLGVSVFASLLASCGKDKNPTGPGNDNGPSERTFTVNLSENPALQQVGGFKTFQLGGTPVILFRISDTTFKTLSLVCTHQGCTIDWQASSNKFNCACHGSQFDKDGKVLRGPAVRSLDSFRTEFKSDTNQVIIYY, via the coding sequence ATGGATCAAAATAAAATCAACCGCCGTCAATTTTTCGAATCATCAGGGAATTTGCTATTAACAGGATTGGGAGTGAGCGTTTTTGCTTCGTTATTAGCCAGTTGTGGTAAGGATAAAAATCCCACTGGACCTGGCAATGATAATGGCCCCTCAGAACGAACATTCACCGTTAATTTGAGCGAAAATCCTGCCCTGCAGCAGGTAGGAGGCTTCAAGACTTTTCAATTAGGAGGGACGCCAGTGATTCTATTTCGAATCAGCGATACCACGTTCAAAACACTGTCGCTGGTATGTACTCATCAGGGCTGTACCATCGATTGGCAAGCCTCAAGTAATAAATTTAACTGCGCCTGTCATGGTTCCCAGTTCGATAAGGATGGTAAGGTGCTGCGAGGTCCTGCGGTGAGAAGTCTCGATAGTTTTCGAACCGAATTTAAGAGTGATACCAATCAGGTAATCATTTATTATTGA
- a CDS encoding TrkH family potassium uptake protein has protein sequence MINLRSIIHILSALLIFLGISLIPSGLIALIYHEGDSQAFLITIAIAWLIGIPTFFVSRTTAELRPKDGFLIVTSGWLLFSFIGALPFKLSGFIPSYTDCFFETISGFTTTGASILTNIETLPHGLLFWRSFTHWLGGMGIILLSLAILPLLGVAGMQLFKAEVPGPTHDKITPRLKDTAKLLWGVYALISLVETILLMLAGMNWFDALCHTFGTMATGGFSTKNASIGHYNSPLIDFIIILFMMLAGINFALHYRALRGQPQVYLKDAEVRFFGSIILLATLIIGFDVWKVTGHHLFKTIQYSLFQVVSIVTTTGYGTADYEQWSGLSQAILFFLMFFGGCAGSTGGGMKIIRTMILLQMGRNEIKRLIHPQAVFSVRVGSNVIPREISSTIGGFFLLYMALTVFGVLFMSALGLDFQTAFGSVAAMINNIGPGLGQVGPTDNYAHIPMIGKWFLSFLMLVGRLEVFTVLVLFTASFWRK, from the coding sequence ATGATCAACCTCCGTTCCATCATTCATATTCTCAGTGCCCTGCTTATTTTCTTAGGGATTTCCTTGATTCCCTCTGGATTGATCGCCCTTATTTATCACGAAGGCGATTCCCAGGCCTTTCTTATCACCATTGCCATTGCCTGGCTGATCGGGATTCCTACTTTTTTCGTTAGCAGAACCACGGCCGAATTGCGGCCCAAAGATGGCTTTTTGATCGTCACTTCGGGCTGGCTGTTGTTCTCATTCATCGGCGCTTTGCCATTTAAATTGTCGGGATTTATTCCATCATATACTGATTGCTTCTTTGAGACCATTTCTGGCTTCACCACCACAGGCGCTTCGATCCTCACCAATATCGAGACTTTGCCTCATGGGCTGCTGTTCTGGCGATCGTTCACCCACTGGCTGGGCGGCATGGGCATCATCCTGCTGTCGCTAGCGATCCTGCCTTTATTAGGTGTGGCGGGGATGCAACTATTCAAAGCCGAAGTACCAGGGCCGACGCATGACAAAATAACGCCTCGACTGAAGGACACGGCCAAACTATTATGGGGCGTCTATGCGCTGATCAGCCTGGTGGAGACCATTTTACTGATGCTGGCGGGTATGAATTGGTTCGATGCCCTGTGCCATACCTTTGGCACCATGGCCACAGGTGGCTTTTCCACGAAAAATGCGAGTATCGGTCATTACAATAGCCCGCTGATCGATTTCATCATCATCCTGTTTATGATGCTGGCGGGGATCAATTTCGCCCTGCACTATCGGGCGCTGCGGGGCCAGCCGCAAGTTTATCTCAAAGACGCCGAGGTCAGATTTTTTGGTTCGATCATTCTTTTGGCGACGCTGATCATTGGCTTTGATGTGTGGAAAGTCACGGGTCACCACCTGTTCAAAACAATCCAATACAGTTTATTTCAAGTTGTTTCTATCGTCACCACAACGGGCTATGGCACTGCCGATTATGAGCAATGGTCAGGATTATCCCAGGCGATTTTATTTTTCCTGATGTTTTTCGGGGGCTGTGCGGGCTCCACAGGCGGCGGCATGAAAATCATCCGCACCATGATCTTGTTGCAAATGGGGCGCAATGAAATCAAGCGATTGATCCATCCGCAGGCGGTATTTAGTGTGCGGGTGGGAAGCAATGTAATTCCTCGTGAGATTTCATCCACCATCGGTGGGTTCTTTTTGCTTTATATGGCATTGACGGTGTTCGGCGTGCTATTCATGAGCGCACTGGGACTGGATTTTCAGACTGCCTTTGGTAGCGTGGCGGCCATGATCAATAACATCGGTCCTGGCCTGGGTCAGGTGGGACCAACCGATAATTACGCCCATATTCCGATGATCGGTAAATGGTTCCTCAGCTTTTTGATGCTGGTGGGAAGGTTAGAGGTCTTCACGGTACTGGTACTGTTTACCGCTTCGTTCTGGCGGAAATGA
- a CDS encoding transposase, giving the protein MKRHTPYHLYIDDYPYFINVHTYLNIYQMTSDFEKQKLLQKITEFFKTFHFVLYAWIILDNHYHLLFKTRIGRDLSKVFGKIHAGYSYEINSLQNCRGRKIWQNYWDWCIRSERDFWTHFNYLHHNCIKHGYCKKMEDYKFSSYRSWIKQKGEDWMMSVFQQYPIIDFSIDHDDFENDFE; this is encoded by the coding sequence TTTCATTAACGTTCATACTTATCTCAATATCTATCAGATGACTTCTGACTTTGAAAAACAAAAGCTGCTTCAGAAGATTACGGAATTTTTCAAAACCTTTCATTTTGTTCTTTATGCTTGGATCATTCTGGACAATCATTATCATCTCCTCTTTAAAACCCGAATCGGGAGAGATTTGTCCAAAGTGTTTGGTAAAATTCATGCAGGCTATTCTTATGAAATAAATTCGCTTCAAAATTGTCGGGGCAGAAAAATTTGGCAGAATTATTGGGATTGGTGTATCCGATCCGAACGGGATTTTTGGACGCATTTCAATTATTTGCATCATAATTGCATTAAACATGGCTATTGCAAAAAAATGGAAGACTATAAATTTTCCAGCTATCGCTCCTGGATCAAGCAAAAAGGAGAAGACTGGATGATGTCGGTTTTTCAACAATATCCGATTATTGATTTTTCAATTGATCATGATGATTTTGAAAATGACTTTGAATAA